A region from the Colwellia sp. PAMC 21821 genome encodes:
- a CDS encoding cation:proton antiporter family protein, whose translation MEFIWIGFAFICGLLTKLVALPPSIGYLAAGFILLFLGYEADSMIHVLANIGITLMLFTIGLKLNIKDLLKAEVWLGSLSHTFVWLVLGLIIVKGMALITIPFISGLSLTTSALIVFALSFSSTVCVVKLMEEHGEMRTRHGKLAIGILVMQDVIAVIFLVIATGKIPTPWAGLLLLFIPLKPLINKAIDKAGHGELIPLMGFFIAFGAYELFELVHIKGDLGALLAGMYLASHSKASEITKSLLSFKDLFLIGFFLSIGFTALPTLEMLVIASVLTLLLPIKFMLFFFILVKLKLRGRTAFLSALALSNFSEFGLIIAALSTKEGWLSSEWLVILSLAVALSFIITNVLYNFAHDYFANNKEKFKRYESKKRLVEDDFVQPCDAPIAIIGMGRVGIGAYKALNAQVGNQVWGLDTDKKKVNWLIENNVQAFEGDAEDADFWESMDLSKIELILLALPSMQDIKNITIQIKRTNYQGKIAAIARYDDDRIKLESYGVDKVFNFYNEAGVGFAEESMSLLKNA comes from the coding sequence ATGGAATTTATCTGGATAGGTTTTGCGTTTATTTGTGGGCTATTAACAAAATTGGTGGCTTTACCACCGTCAATTGGTTATTTGGCTGCAGGTTTTATCTTACTTTTTCTTGGTTATGAAGCCGACAGTATGATCCACGTGCTAGCTAACATTGGTATAACGCTTATGTTATTTACCATTGGACTAAAGCTAAATATAAAAGATTTACTTAAAGCCGAAGTTTGGTTGGGCAGTTTAAGCCACACCTTTGTTTGGTTAGTTTTAGGGCTGATCATAGTAAAAGGCATGGCATTAATTACTATTCCTTTTATCAGTGGCTTAAGTTTAACAACATCAGCATTAATCGTATTTGCTCTAAGCTTTAGTAGCACAGTTTGTGTTGTTAAACTGATGGAAGAACACGGTGAAATGCGTACACGCCATGGTAAGCTCGCCATTGGCATATTAGTGATGCAAGACGTTATTGCGGTAATATTTCTAGTTATTGCTACTGGTAAAATCCCTACCCCTTGGGCTGGTTTATTGCTGCTTTTTATTCCTTTAAAACCATTAATAAACAAAGCAATAGATAAAGCAGGCCATGGAGAGTTAATCCCACTAATGGGGTTTTTCATTGCCTTTGGTGCCTATGAACTATTCGAGTTAGTACATATAAAAGGTGATTTAGGCGCGCTGTTAGCCGGCATGTACTTAGCGTCTCACAGCAAAGCGAGTGAAATAACTAAGTCGCTATTAAGCTTTAAAGACTTATTTTTGATTGGCTTTTTCTTATCGATTGGCTTTACCGCCCTCCCCACTTTAGAAATGCTAGTAATAGCCTCTGTACTAACCTTGCTGTTGCCGATTAAGTTTATGCTATTTTTCTTTATTTTAGTGAAACTGAAACTGCGTGGTAGAACCGCATTTTTATCTGCCTTGGCCTTAAGTAACTTTAGTGAGTTTGGTTTAATCATTGCTGCTTTGAGCACTAAAGAAGGATGGCTATCGTCTGAGTGGCTAGTCATATTATCATTAGCGGTTGCCTTATCATTTATCATCACAAATGTGCTTTATAACTTTGCCCATGATTATTTTGCCAATAATAAAGAAAAATTTAAACGCTATGAAAGTAAGAAGCGTCTAGTAGAAGATGACTTTGTTCAGCCATGCGACGCACCTATTGCTATCATTGGTATGGGTCGAGTTGGTATTGGTGCTTATAAAGCGTTAAACGCCCAAGTCGGCAATCAAGTTTGGGGGTTAGACACTGATAAAAAGAAAGTAAATTGGTTAATTGAAAACAACGTTCAAGCCTTTGAGGGTGACGCAGAAGATGCTGATTTTTGGGAAAGTATGGATCTGAGTAAAATTGAACTGATACTTTTAGCCTTGCCGTCCATGCAAGATATTAAAAATATAACCATACAAATAAAGCGAACGAATTATCAAGGAAAAATCGCGGCTATTGCGCGCTATGATGATGATCGTATTAAGCTAGAAAGCTATGGTGTAGATAAAGTGTTTAACTTCTATAACGAAGCCGGAGTAGGTTTTGCTGAAGAAAGTATGAGCCTATTGAAAAACGCCTAA
- the dcd gene encoding dCTP deaminase, which produces MRLSDIDIEECLRKGQIEISPTPDSSMISGVSVDIRLGNEFRVFQDHTAPYIDLSGPKVEMQKAMNSVMSDEIYIPDGEAFFLHPGELALAVTLESVTLPDNIVGWLDGRSSLARLGLMVHVTAHRIDPGWSGQIVLEFYNSGKLPLALRPKMKIAALNFETMSSSAARPYNKREDAKYKGQMGAVASRISQDESHK; this is translated from the coding sequence ATGAGATTAAGTGACATAGATATAGAAGAATGCCTTCGCAAAGGGCAGATAGAAATTTCACCAACGCCAGACAGCAGCATGATTTCTGGGGTTAGTGTTGATATTCGCTTAGGCAATGAGTTTCGCGTATTCCAAGATCATACCGCACCTTATATCGACTTAAGTGGCCCAAAAGTAGAAATGCAAAAAGCCATGAACTCTGTAATGAGTGATGAAATTTATATTCCAGACGGCGAAGCGTTTTTTCTTCACCCAGGTGAATTAGCCCTAGCGGTAACCTTAGAGTCAGTAACACTGCCTGATAATATCGTTGGTTGGTTAGATGGTCGCTCTTCATTAGCGCGCTTAGGTTTAATGGTGCACGTTACAGCCCATAGAATTGATCCTGGTTGGTCAGGACAAATCGTTTTGGAGTTTTATAACAGCGGAAAATTACCCTTAGCATTGCGTCCAAAAATGAAAATCGCCGCACTTAACTTCGAAACAATGTCGTCAAGTGCTGCGCGCCCATACAACAAGCGTGAAGATGCTAAATATAAAGGCCAAATGGGCGCTGTTGCTAGCCGCATTAGCCAAGATGAGAGCCATAAATAG
- the apbC gene encoding iron-sulfur cluster carrier protein ApbC — protein sequence MLSNFFSKNEVSVESQKAINAFLDAYRSDIFPQGLLVIAQVVTMVMAKKNILIKMVLPFPCDGQLHDIAEQLTELLQQQVNFDVEYNVQPVREHKIKGIKNIIAVSSGKGGVGKSTTAVNLAYGLIAEGCNVGILDADIYGPSVPTMLGLKGAKPSSNDGKLITPLEANGLSAMSIGFLVDDANATVWRGPMASRAFSQLLNETDWPDLDYLIVDMPPGTGDIQLTLAQQVPVAGAVVITTPQDIALADAIKGMAMFEQVKLPVLGIIENMSYHQCENCGHHSHLFGDGGGKRIAESAQTQLLGQLPLDIRIREDADSGSCAINENSTGEVALLYRNIARNVAAQLYYQLDMRSPTTAKVVVQESK from the coding sequence ATGTTATCAAATTTCTTTTCTAAAAATGAAGTCAGTGTCGAAAGCCAAAAAGCGATTAATGCTTTTTTAGACGCTTATCGCTCAGATATTTTTCCTCAAGGGCTGCTGGTTATTGCTCAGGTTGTCACTATGGTGATGGCGAAAAAAAACATCCTGATCAAAATGGTATTGCCTTTTCCTTGTGACGGGCAATTACATGACATTGCTGAGCAATTAACCGAATTATTGCAACAGCAGGTTAATTTTGATGTTGAATATAATGTTCAGCCCGTAAGAGAACACAAGATTAAGGGCATAAAGAATATAATTGCCGTGTCTTCAGGTAAAGGCGGTGTTGGTAAATCAACTACCGCTGTTAACCTAGCGTATGGCCTGATTGCAGAAGGTTGTAACGTGGGTATTTTAGATGCAGACATTTACGGGCCGTCTGTACCGACTATGCTGGGTTTAAAGGGCGCGAAACCGAGCTCAAATGACGGTAAGTTAATCACGCCACTTGAGGCAAATGGCTTAAGTGCTATGTCAATTGGCTTTTTAGTCGATGATGCCAATGCAACCGTATGGCGAGGACCAATGGCCAGCCGTGCTTTTTCGCAATTACTCAATGAAACTGACTGGCCAGATTTAGATTACTTGATTGTCGATATGCCACCAGGTACCGGCGATATTCAGTTAACTTTAGCACAACAAGTACCGGTTGCAGGGGCCGTGGTGATAACAACACCGCAAGACATTGCCTTAGCTGATGCCATTAAAGGTATGGCGATGTTTGAGCAGGTTAAGCTACCTGTGTTGGGTATTATAGAGAATATGAGTTATCACCAGTGTGAAAACTGTGGTCATCATTCACATTTATTTGGTGATGGTGGTGGCAAGCGTATTGCCGAATCGGCCCAAACACAATTACTCGGACAATTACCCCTAGATATCCGTATTCGTGAAGACGCTGATAGCGGTAGTTGTGCAATAAATGAAAATAGCACTGGAGAAGTTGCGCTGCTGTATCGTAATATAGCGCGTAATGTCGCGGCACAATTATACTATCAACTAGATATGCGTAGCCCAACAACCGCTAAAGTGGTCGTTCAAGAGAGCAAATAA
- the yvcK gene encoding uridine diphosphate-N-acetylglucosamine-binding protein YvcK, which translates to MQLKELNVVAIGGGHGLGRVLSTLSFLGDQLTGIVTTTDNGGSTGRLRKRSSSIAWGDLRNCLTQLVDDKSVGSQLFDFRFDGEDELGGHNLGNLILYGLGEIHSRPLDSIKLVRRLLRVKTPVLPMSETPTDLMAFYPEGLCRVGEISVDKMSMMPKSLMLAPLVKTLPGCIEAILKADLIILGPGSFLTSVVPPLLVRDISNALNQTNAHRVFIDNIIAEDSPAADLTLDEKLAWIEENVGCLPIDSAICHDPNVTSTRIDVCHHELSSDTVSHYHSRDKLIAALNVCISKASNNIKVEHSVAVNAD; encoded by the coding sequence ATGCAGCTAAAAGAGCTTAACGTTGTTGCCATTGGCGGCGGTCACGGTCTAGGACGTGTACTTTCCACCCTCTCCTTTTTAGGAGACCAACTTACTGGCATCGTCACGACTACTGATAATGGAGGTTCTACTGGTCGTTTAAGGAAACGCAGTAGCTCAATCGCATGGGGTGACTTACGTAATTGTCTTACCCAATTAGTAGATGACAAATCAGTTGGCAGCCAATTATTCGATTTTCGTTTCGACGGAGAAGATGAGCTAGGTGGTCATAATCTAGGTAATTTAATTTTATACGGCCTCGGAGAAATTCACTCACGTCCGCTTGATTCTATAAAACTTGTACGTCGATTATTAAGAGTTAAGACACCGGTATTACCTATGTCTGAAACACCAACAGACCTCATGGCATTTTACCCAGAGGGCCTTTGCCGTGTTGGTGAGATATCTGTTGATAAAATGTCGATGATGCCGAAAAGCTTGATGTTAGCCCCCTTAGTTAAAACACTACCAGGCTGTATTGAAGCAATATTAAAAGCCGATTTAATTATTTTAGGCCCAGGCAGCTTTCTGACCAGTGTTGTTCCACCATTGCTCGTACGGGATATTAGTAATGCATTAAACCAAACAAATGCTCATCGTGTGTTTATTGATAATATTATCGCTGAAGATAGCCCTGCTGCAGATTTAACCTTAGATGAAAAGCTAGCTTGGATCGAAGAGAACGTTGGTTGTCTGCCCATTGATAGCGCGATATGTCACGATCCTAATGTCACCTCAACTCGCATCGATGTTTGTCATCATGAATTAAGCAGTGATACTGTTAGCCACTATCATAGCCGAGACAAGTTAATCGCCGCATTAAATGTTTGTATTTCAAAAGCAAGTAACAACATTAAAGTAGAGCATTCAGTTGCCGTTAACGCTGACTAA
- a CDS encoding arylesterase produces the protein MKNYPLFILFISLLLITTANATAQNKQTNTVDNSISITPVTNILLLGDSISASYGMKPTQGWVHILNKKLSEQNQPYTIINASVSGETTSGGLSRLAGILANENVDHLLIELGGNDGLRGYSPKLIKNNLLQMVKIAQEKNIKVSMIKIRITPNYGPRYNKMFEQVFEDVAKVTNITLLPFFMEAVATDKTLMQADGIHPNAEAQPIIAEYVEQQLNNLMTTED, from the coding sequence ATGAAAAATTATCCACTCTTTATATTGTTTATTAGTTTACTTTTAATCACTACAGCGAACGCAACTGCACAAAACAAACAGACCAATACGGTTGATAACAGCATTAGTATCACACCTGTCACCAATATTTTATTATTAGGTGATAGTATCAGCGCAAGTTACGGGATGAAACCCACTCAAGGTTGGGTACATATACTCAATAAAAAGCTTAGCGAGCAAAACCAACCTTACACAATAATAAATGCCAGTGTTAGTGGTGAAACGACGAGTGGCGGATTATCTCGGCTAGCAGGCATTTTAGCGAATGAAAACGTTGATCACTTGTTGATTGAATTAGGTGGCAATGATGGTTTACGAGGCTATTCACCTAAATTAATAAAAAATAATTTGTTACAAATGGTCAAAATTGCACAAGAAAAAAATATCAAAGTTTCAATGATTAAGATCAGAATAACGCCAAATTATGGCCCAAGATACAATAAAATGTTTGAGCAAGTTTTTGAAGACGTTGCAAAAGTCACCAACATAACCTTACTGCCGTTTTTTATGGAAGCGGTTGCCACCGATAAAACACTTATGCAAGCCGACGGTATTCATCCAAACGCAGAAGCTCAGCCAATAATTGCAGAATATGTTGAACAGCAACTTAACAATTTAATGACTACGGAAGATTAA